In a genomic window of Drosophila takahashii strain IR98-3 E-12201 chromosome 3L, DtakHiC1v2, whole genome shotgun sequence:
- the LOC108057942 gene encoding C-type lectin 37Da-like, whose protein sequence is MVNKLVQSLLVLASFKLGFSCDKCAPGTLNGNTNIYAINSSPFVKINEGFYYFGQEKVNWFRAYESCRKLGSELVTFETPEEFEAVSGYLKDRGERSDHWTSGNDLGHHGTHNWFTNAQPVSINRWAPKQPNNSGGNQRCIHMGYIYDYSTDFQLNDRRCRDHKNSSMKYVCEIMMRAPPSFVVGK, encoded by the exons ATGGTGAATAAATTGGTTCAATCTCTTTTGGTTCTTGCCAGTTTTAAATTAGGATTTTCCTGCGATAAATGTGCCCCAGGAACATTAAATG GAAACACAAATATCTACGCTATCAACTCGTCACCCTTCGTCAAGATCAATGAAGGTTTCTATTACTTTGGGCAGGAAAAGGTAAATTGGTTTAGAGCCTACGAGTCCTGTCGCAAGTTAGGTTCCGAACTGGTGACCTTCGAAACCCCCGAGGAGTTTGAGGCCGTTTCTGGGTACTTGAAAGACAGGGGAGAACGCTCGGATCACTGGACATCCGGAAACGATCTGGGACACCATGGGACTCACAATTGGTTTACCAATGCTCAACCCGTTAGCATAAATCGTTGGGCCCCCAAGCAACCCAACAATTCAGGCGGAAACCAACGTTGCATACACATGGGTTACATATACGACTACTCTACGGACTTTCAGCTAAATGATCGTCGCTGCAGAGATCATAAGAATAGTTCAATGAAATACGTGTGCGAGATTATGATGCGTGCACCTCCGTCATTTGTTGTAGGAAAGTAG
- the mRpL21 gene encoding large ribosomal subunit protein bL21: MSFLAQGVRQVLRQLPKQSVSLAGAMRSLSISPAVGQQNKPATESVDISAIAKDQQKECQNICERINRQVQKSEQGRLFAVVHLCGKQFKVTPGDVILVEGYWPPTIGDEISLDKVLLAGARDFTLVGRPILEPGLITVRATVVEKTLSHTKTHFRKKRRKQYMRINFQRSPHTMVRINSIELTRPVDGKGEAELPKRLF, encoded by the exons aTGTCATTCTTAGCGCAAGGAGTGCGCCAGGTGCTGCGCCAGCTGCCCAAGCAAAGCGTCTCACTAGCAG GTGCCATGCGTTCGCTGAGCATTTCGCCGGCTGTGGGGCAGCAAAACAAGCCGGCGACGGAATCGGTGGATATATCCGCCATAGCCAAGGATCAGCAGAAGGAGTGCCAGAACATTTGCGAGCGAATCAACCGCCAGGTGCAGAAGTCCGAGCAGGGACGCCTCTTCGCAGTGGTTCACCTGTGCGGCAAGCAATTCAAAGTAACTCCTGGCGATGTTATCCTGGTGGAGGGCTATTGGCCCCCAACGATAGGCGACGAGATCAGTCTGGACAAGGTCCTTTTGGCCGGCGCCAGGGACTTCACCCTCGTGGGCAGGCCCATTCTGGAGCCCGGACTCATAACCGTGAGGGCCACCGTGGTGGAGAAGACGCTCAGCCACACGAAGACCCACTTCCGCAAGAAGCGCAGGAAGCAGTACATGAGGATCAACTTCCAGCGATCACCGCACACCATGGTCAGGATCAACTCCATCGAACTGACCCGTCCGGTAGACGGGAAGGGCGAGGCGGAGCTCCCGAAGCGcttgttttag